ccactgccataGCATACTCTGCTGTGGCTCCACCCCACAGGGAAATTTTACTTGGAACAGTGGGATTACAACTTACACATTGCAAGTGTCGCTTCATGCCATGGGAAGCTCTGAGCAAAAATGAGTACCCTTTACTGTTTTTCTCATCTGCAAAACAGTTCATCTATCTtaatgataggatctgttttcTGCATGTGCTTGAGAAGTACATTTAAGTACCTCTTGAAGATAAACTAAATCTGGTTTGACCTGCCtcgggatttgtttgtttgcctttaaTTAAAAGTGGGGAGAGGCATTCTAAAACACAGCCCTGATACTATTCTGTTAATCCACCCACTTCTAAGTTGTTGTCCTCTAGGCCTTTTAAATTTTCATCTACACTGAGCACCTGTCTCCCACAATATTGACTACTTCTGCATTAATTGCTGCATTTCCTGAAACTGACATAGCAATAGCCAGCATTGTAACAGCCACACTGGTTGGGCTGTTTGCATCCATTATGACAGTGGCCACATCTGGATGTTTGGGCTGCTGAATAGGATACAGTGGTGCTGAGGCTCTCCTTTCCCTGCCATGTTCTCAACTCCAGCAGTTTCTACAGCATTCAACACCCTTTGAAATGCTTTAAACTCTGCTGGAAAAGAAACCGTAAAAGTACTTTTGCTGCATTAAGACTGTATTTCAGTTGTTGCCTTCTGGACTCAATATTGTATAAAGTAGTGTATAATACTGATCTTAAACACTTTTGCATTAGGTTCTGTGAAAAAGGGGAAGGAACATAACACGGAGCGCAGCTTTTTCCTCAGAATGAAGTGTACATTAACCAGCCGAGGAAGAACTGTCAATATAAAGTCTGCCACATGGAAGGTAATCATACATGTGCTCTCAGAGCAACAGACTTTGAAGTTAGAATGGCTGGTGTCAAGATTTACAGTAGACCCACAGCTTACACACATGTGTACATGTTTAGCTGTACACacttggcaaaaaaaattcaaaaaattttttaaaggagGACGGCATCTGGGTGGGAAAGACTTTAGCAATCCCACcagccattgcacccaatgttttttttttgcagtctgtGAGCCTTTGAGGAGCATCAAAGTAATGCTTGAATTAGCAATGGCTTTTGCTGCAAATTAGATACATAAGCTTGCTGCCTTTTGATGTTCCTCGGGTAATTAGAGTCGGTAGCTAAAGTTCAATTGCCGAATGGTGAAGCTCCTTGTCATACAATACCCCTTTCAACTTGTGTTGATTCCCTCCATTACTTTGTCCTATATGGTATTCCTTTTTGCCTCAAGCAGTAACCAAGCTCCCCTTTTCACCCCAACACCCAGGTACTTCATTGCACGGGGCATATTCGCGTCTATGACAATTGCAACAACCAGACAGTGTGTGGATATAAAAAGCCCCCCATGACGTGTTTGGTGTTAATCTGTGAACCCATCCCCCATCCATCAAATATTGAAGTCCCCTTGGACAGCAAGACGTTCCTCAGCCGCCACTGCCTTGACATGAAATTTTCATACTGTGATGAAAGGTAAAAGCTCTGACTGAAAGTAAGTGGTGCCTGGCTTTTCCCGTGAATGGTGGTAGGTGGACCTGCATGTTGTTACTAGCCTTGTCTGTTTCCTTGACACTTTATTTGGCAAGAGTTAAACACGTAGGTCCTTGGGTTTTGCAACTCCAGAATCTGAAAACCAATGATGCAAAATGCTTTCCAGAGAAATTACGTGATGTACGTTccatttcaataaaaaaaatatccttccagtagcaccttagagaccaactaagtttgtcattggtaggagctttcgtgtgcatgcacacttcttcagctacacAGTTCCATTTTAAGTTATGCTTACCCGTTTCATAAGCTTATAACCAAAatcaaggtgtttttttaaaaaaaaattattgaggcAATAATGCCACCCAGGCAATAATGCCACTGCCACCCAGTGGCCAAAAGAATTAAATACTTTATGCTAGCCAGTAACTAAAGCATGGTCCTTCTAAACATTCAGCTTGGAGCAGAAGTGATTCTCACCATGAACACTAAGGGCATTTTATGTAGTTTCTGTTACACCTTTATGTAAAACATTTTCATCCCATGATTTTATGCCCTGGATGCACCTTATCTAAAActcaaaagaaacaaaaccctcACCAAGAGTCCGAATATGATGCATGGCAATGGCAGCTATTATTGGAACTGGTGTCAAGCTGAAATTGGTGGCATGAATTGGACTTAAAAGTTGTACTTGAATTCACAGTACTGAAGCAGCTGGCTTCTGTGTTAAATTACTGCTAGTTGTGATACGGAGGCATATATCTACCATGATAAAAAGCAAAATGTAGGAGGGAGACATGCCTATGTATTGGCTGTATCATTGCATTTGTGGAATGACTTCAGTGGAACCTCCCTTCTCCATGTGTCACCTGCCCCAAAATTTGCTCTGGAAGGTTGAAGGGACAccgccccccccaaatattttttgggtaaggggagcagagggtggggaagttctgttgcacttgCAGAAGTCATTTTGCACAAGCAAcaatttagttggatacagcctGAAAAGGGCATGATGAGAATCTTGGAGGGCCTTGGTTATCAGTGTCTTGATTAGATTAGGGGAGTGACTTCcccattttttgaaaaatgagtTATTTACAGGGAACACACAGGCTGGCTCTagacaaggcatccccaaacttcggccctccatatgttttggactacaattcccatcatccctgaccactggtcctgttagctagggatcattggagttgtaggccaaaacatctggagggccgcagtttggggatgcctgatctagacacatcaaagaagcgtttcagtttaacGCACTGTAAATTTAAAGAGGGAAAACGGGTAGAGAAAAATAGGACTCCAAgtcaccatctggtggcacaaagTTATATTGCACAtgcaacacatataaatcactttttctttaccagtctagctgaggcCTAATTTAATATGGGAAGTGATAATAATTCATACGGCTGTTCCGAAAAGCCACAAGCAACTTATTTGCTAATGCAGCTAACCAAgtggtttgtgtttgtttcagTAGCTTGCAGCCTGGGTGTGGTTTTCCTTGAAGTCACCTGcccttattaaaaaacaaaatacctgACCTTAAATAAAGTTTTATCTGCACTGCAATATGTAGAAATATTACTGAATTAACatccttttcccttttgtatcAAGGATTACGGAACTGATGGGATACAACCCCGATGAGCTCCTGGGTCGCTCCATATATGAATATTATCACGCCCTGGACTCTGATCATCTGACCAAAACACATAATGACagtaagtggtgtgtgtgtttgtgtgtgtgtgtgtgtgtgtgtgtgtgtgtgtgtgtgtggttttataaATGAGATAGTTAAAGGCTGAAGTACACTCTCTGTTGCTTACTTCTAGCTATCATGCGTCATAGTGCCAGCAACATTCTAAAGGCTATGGATTGTTTCACTGTTAACCATTTTAGACATTGCCTAACAatgtaaatcaggggtaggcaacctaaggcccgtgggccggatgcggcccaatcgccttgtaatccggcccgcgaacagtccgggaatcagcgtgtttttacatgagtagaatgtgtccttttatttaaaatgcatctctgggttatttgtggggcataggaatttgttcattccccccccccccaaaaaatagtccggccgaccacatggtctgagggacagtggaccggcctcctgctgaaaaaggtcgctgacccctgatgtaaatAATGTGTGTTTCTTTCTGCTTCCAGTGTTCGCTAAAGGACAGGTGACCACCGGGCAGTACAGAATGCTTGCCAAACATGGGGGCTATGTTTGGCTTGAGACTCAAGCAACCGTCATATACAACAATAAGAATTCTCAGCCACAGTGTATAGTGTGTGTGAATTATGTCTTGAGGTGAGCTTTCTGTGTTACCTGTGGGTATTTAGGGGTGGGTGTTTTTCAATGCCAGAGATCAGTCTAGTGACACCAGTACTGTATGCCTAAACAGCctggctatctatctatctatctgtctgtctgtctgtctgtctgtctatctatctatctgtcatctatGTAGTTCATTGTatttacacacactctctctctctctctctctctctctctctccctctctctctctctccctctctctctctctcatgcaataCTGTTGCCTTTGCTAGCAAAAcatatttcctttcattttaagGGAAGCTATGAAAACCTGAATGCATAATTCATATAAcccaatgtgtatgtgtgttttcataTTATGCTGTCAGAGATGCCCAAGGAACTTGCTAACAAGACTAACTAGAAAATGGTTACATCGGAGTCGCACCATAGCTCCTTTATTCCTATAGATTGCCTCattctatattttgggggggggcagttaaagcgtgtacacacacacacacacacacacacacacacacacacacgtaatatTCACACAATGTACATACATTTTTATAGCTTGGATTGTGCCTGAATTGTGCtgcatatatattaaaaatgaaaaacaccaGTAGACACCTGTATATGTAAATGCACCCTagtctgcttgtgtgtgtgcagtccAGTCCGTCATGCAGACTCCCACAGGGCATATTAACCCCATTAATACAAATAGCAGAACTGCCATTGCAGGGAACATGCCTGGGTTAAATGTGTGCACATGCCACCTACACGATCTATCTGCCTTGCAATTTAATCATTCTCTGGGACACAAGTACCGTGCAGCATTCAGAGATGGAACGCTGAATGGACCCACCAGTACCTTCTATTGCCTTACATCGTTGTGTATGTTAACACCCATGTGCATATATATTGCGTGCATGTGTTGGGGACGGGGAAGGGTAAATGAGGCTCAATTGAGCCATGGAGGGCAATGTTCTGTGAACAGCCACTGCGCCTGTGGTGAGACCTCATAGTGCGTGCTCTTAGTATATAGTGCACTAAAAGAACAATCTATAGAAGGATGCAATTAAACATCTATATTCATTAACAGTACCAGATATCTGTCACATCATATTTGCCTCTTCATTAGGGCTTTTCCAAACAAGTAGaaagttggtttttttaataaaaaaattctataGGACTCTATGTTCTATACCTTAAAGGTTGTAGACTACAAATATCTTCCTATCTTATATTGCTtgaaatacataaaacaaaatatataggGAGAAGCAGCTTATCAACTTTGTAGATGACTACAGTGTTACGGCTTCCATCAAGAGAACGTATCTTGGATAAATTAATGTGGCCTGAGATGTTACGCTTTGCATACTAATCTCTATTTTGTCTGCATCCTTCAGATTTGTTCTCATATTGCACTAATCCGGAAAGCCTCTTGCCAGGCTACTAATGAACATGTCCACCCCAGTCTCACGAGTTTGCTAACCACTGAGTTCAGGCTAATTCCCAAGTAAGTGTTGCAGTGGTTTTAGAgtattgttctgggttcctcaaTGAGAGGATGAGTAGCAGGAGATCAGTTTCCTGGAAAAGCAGCTTGCCCGCTACTTGCAATCCTTCCCTGCAGTGTGCAGCCATAGGGGGAAGTGTTGGATGTGTTCTATAGGTAGGTGTGGTCAGTTCAGCATATGGACTGAGTTAACACCGTAAAGTTCTCTGCAACAAGCAAGGGTCCTGTGGCAGTCGCTCAGGGATTCATCGGCAGGAAAGGGATAGAAAGTGTTGGATGCCACTAAAGTAACAAACTGGGGAATCAAAGGCTACAAGGTGCTCTCTAacattcctcctcttctcttctgcagTGGCATTGTTCAGGGCGATTTGATTTTTTCACTCCAGCAAACCGAGCGCATGTTGAAACCAGTGGATTCCCCTGAGGTGGGAATGATCAAAATACTGGACAAGACTGAACTGGAAGACAGCAACAGCCTCTATGAGAAGCTTAAGAAGGAGCCAGATGCATTAACCTACCTTGCTCCAGCAGCTGGAGACACCATAATAGCGTTGGATTTCAGCAatgatggtgggtgggtgtttaattCAGGCAGCCTTCTGACAGGCAGAGTTGCCTATGAAGTACATTAAAAGCAAGCGGCATGTTTTGCCGGATGCCCTCAGGGTGTCGCAAGTGTAAAATGTGCTGGGTTTTTAATGAGGCCCTTTAAGGTGGGACACAACACTTAGGGTGATGgcttttctttaatttttgtaGAGTCTGATGAGCAGCAGTTTGATGACGTTCCCTTGTATAACGATGTAATGCTCCCCTCATCCAGCGAGAAATTGCAGAGTATAAATTTGGCTATTTCCCCTCCGCCTGCTTCTGAAGCTACAAAGCCACTTCGTAGCAATGCGGACCCAGCACTCAATAGAGAGGTGGTGTCCAAGCTGGAGCCCAGCACAGAGCCCTTGGATCTTGCTTTCTCCATCCGCCGGATGCAAGAAAAACCAGATACTCCTTCTGATGGAAGCCCCAGCCAAAGCCCACCTGAGGTTAGTCATCTGATAATCTGCTGCAGATCTGTAATTTTTAACTGAATCTCTGTTTTTGACCTGTAAATAAAATATCTCTATTTTCAATGTCAAATTTGTCAGCTTTGTATCCCGCCCTTCTTCCAAGACGCTTGGGGGCAGCATACATTTCACTATCAGCTTAAAACAATCCAGTCAGCATAACGTGATCCAACACCAAATAATGCAACAGGAGAGCTAGATAAGTCAAGCTCCTTTTGGATCATAGAAAGCTGATTTgtgttgctccatctagctcagtattgtctactcttgACTGGTAGCTGCattcccaggatttcagacaggtctCTTACTCAGCCCTACCTTgaaatgctgaggattgaaccttgcAGAACAGCTCCTCTTGCTTCACTTGACTCATAGCAGATGGTGGCTTAAGCCAAGCATTTTGAGCTGCACAGAATTCTGCCCTCTGACAACTTGCAACCCTTCTTTACTGATGAGCAAAGGAAAGGATTACTAGATTGAGGAGAAGATTTTAGAAAGGTGATTTTTAGTGAGGGCGAGGGGGGTGTCCCTTGAATTTGGGGATATATTTATGACATTAAATATGTGTGAGCTGCAACAGCCACGGGCTGCGTGTTCCTGGAATCTTGAAGAATCCTGATTACGGAAGCTCTAATGCATTGTGGGGAAATCtttgaacatacagtggtacctctacttacgaatgtaatgcgttctgaacgcatattcataagtcaaaaaaaaattgtaagtcgaatcccataagaatgcattgggagaaaaaattcgtaagttgaagcaaccctatctaaaaatccgtaagtagaaaaaatcctatctaaaccgcatccaagatggcggacggagctccattcgtaagtagaaacattagtaagtagagttattcctaagtataggtaccactgtagaccacTTTTAAAATTGGGTGAGGGAAATGCACAGTTTGTTGAATAGAGGTGTGGATTGTCTTTACAGCCCCGTAGTCCTCCTAATGACTATTGCTTCAATGTGGACAGCGAGATTGACAGCGAGTTCAAGTTGGAGCTGGTGGAAAAGCTATTTGCAATAGACCCAGAGTCCAAAAACCCATATTCTATGCAGGTGAGGAAACACTCACTTTCTAGGCCTCCGTTGTGGCCTAAATTCAGATTTTCTTAGGCCTCCGTTGTGGCCGcattcagtttttttaaatgtttactaATAGTGTGCAGTGTTAGCCGGCAATGTTTTTATAGAACTtgtgtgacctggaagctggaagGCTCAATTCAACCTGGGATGAGGAATGAAACACAAGAATTGTGTACATAGCCGCGTTGCTCACTGTGTCCGTTCATTTAAATGGGGCTCTCAACatttggaaatggcaggaggTTTGGAAAGCAGCAATTTTTGGTAGATGGGAGCCCTAAAGATGGCTCGACCATCACTGCAGTCTCGATTTCCCTGTCAAAAGATGCAATTACACTTTCTTGTGCTGACATTTCAGGAAACTGATTTAGACCTGGAAATGTTGGCGCCCTACATACCCATGGACGATGACTTCCAGCTGCGTTCCTTTGACCAGCTTTCTCCGCTGGAGAACAATTCGGCAAGCCCTCCTTCCAAAGTGGGCACCGTCACGGGATTTCAGCCTGCCGCAGACAAGAAACTACCTGTGACAATCAAACATGAGGATGAATCGACAACACTGATTGCTCCTGTTCACATCGTCATAGAAGCCGAGAGTGCCCCAGCATCACCCTATGCCGAGAATCTCAGTCGAACAACGTCTCCAGTCAGAGAAGGAAAAGGCACGACAGAGCAGGAAGAGAAGCCGAGTCCAGGAGTGCCAAACTTGTTAACAGTCACGCTGGGTAAAAGgtagtttaaatatatataaaatataatataatatataataatatgttGCCCACTTGATCTTAAAACCAGTCacgtagctcagtcggtagagcaggacactcttaatctcagggtcgtgggttcccGTGTTGCTGCAGGGAGTTGTGTACTTTTATCACAGTTGACTTGATACCTATTGATTCTTTTACCAAAAAGATATCGCTAGGTTTCAGCCAAATACTGTCCTATAACACAATTCCAGGTTTAGGCTTCAGGTTATCAGTCTCTGCCTGGATAGTTTTGATCGTGACTAAAACTTTGTATGGTTTGCTTGAAAAAGACTGAGTGTGTGCTATCTTCTTGGCAACACTTATTGCTGCTGGTAATGCTGCCTCGGACAGAGTTTCAATAACTCTTCTCTAGGTGCCAAACGTCTACACAGGAACCCTGAAACTGGTTGCAAGTTAGAGCCAACACAGAAAAGCAGGAATTTTGTATGATGTCTTCATTGCCAGATTgtttctcccctccacccccaatgtGCTGATTGTTTCATATGCATTGGGAATATTCTACATGGGGGAACTTGCAAACCTTTGATTGCACCACTTTCTTGGCACCAGTCTGTCTCAGAAGTTGCTTCAGTCTTACTGAGGTGCAGTTAACCTCATACCCCATCCTGTTGTTGACTGACCACTGCTGCCCCAAACATTTGAACATATCC
The nucleotide sequence above comes from Zootoca vivipara chromosome 1, rZooViv1.1, whole genome shotgun sequence. Encoded proteins:
- the HIF1A gene encoding hypoxia-inducible factor 1-alpha isoform X1 gives rise to the protein MQPCATTGGSSDKKRISSERRKEKSRDAARCRRSKESEVFYELAHQLPLPHHVSAHLDKASIMRLTISYLRMRKLLDAGDLEAEAEMETQLNCFYLKALDGFVMVLSEDGDMIYMSENVNKCMGLTQFELTGHSVFDFTHPCDQEELREMLTHRNGSVKKGKEHNTERSFFLRMKCTLTSRGRTVNIKSATWKVLHCTGHIRVYDNCNNQTVCGYKKPPMTCLVLICEPIPHPSNIEVPLDSKTFLSRHCLDMKFSYCDERITELMGYNPDELLGRSIYEYYHALDSDHLTKTHNDMFAKGQVTTGQYRMLAKHGGYVWLETQATVIYNNKNSQPQCIVCVNYVLSGIVQGDLIFSLQQTERMLKPVDSPEVGMIKILDKTELEDSNSLYEKLKKEPDALTYLAPAAGDTIIALDFSNDESDEQQFDDVPLYNDVMLPSSSEKLQSINLAISPPPASEATKPLRSNADPALNREVVSKLEPSTEPLDLAFSIRRMQEKPDTPSDGSPSQSPPEPRSPPNDYCFNVDSEIDSEFKLELVEKLFAIDPESKNPYSMQETDLDLEMLAPYIPMDDDFQLRSFDQLSPLENNSASPPSKVGTVTGFQPAADKKLPVTIKHEDESTTLIAPVHIVIEAESAPASPYAENLSRTTSPVREGKGTTEQEEKPSPGVPNLLTVTLGKSRSTAAANEEINPKLIALHNSHRKRKMEQDGLLFQAVGIGTLLTQSRSPGENVSLAWKRVKGCKSNGQNEVSEKTVILIPSDIASKLLGQSIDEKGLPQLTSYDCEVNAPIQGNRNLLQGEELLKALDQVN
- the HIF1A gene encoding hypoxia-inducible factor 1-alpha isoform X2 produces the protein MQPCATTGGSSDKKRISSERRKEKSRDAARCRRSKESEVFYELAHQLPLPHHVSAHLDKASIMRLTISYLRMRKLLDAGDLEAEAEMETQLNCFYLKALDGFVMVLSEDGDMIYMSENVNKCMGLTQFELTGHSVFDFTHPCDQEELREMLTHRNGSVKKGKEHNTERSFFLRMKCTLTSRGRTVNIKSATWKVLHCTGHIRVYDNCNNQTVCGYKKPPMTCLVLICEPIPHPSNIEVPLDSKTFLSRHCLDMKFSYCDERITELMGYNPDELLGRSIYEYYHALDSDHLTKTHNDMFAKGQVTTGQYRMLAKHGGYVWLETQATVIYNNKNSQPQCIVCVNYVLSGIVQGDLIFSLQQTERMLKPVDSPEVGMIKILDKTELEDSNSLYEKLKKEPDALTYLAPAAGDTIIALDFSNDESDEQQFDDVPLYNDVMLPSSSEKLQSINLAISPPPASEATKPLRSNADPALNREVVSKLEPSTEPLDLAFSIRRMQEKPDTPSDGSPSQSPPEPRSPPNDYCFNVDSEIDSEFKLELVEKLFAIDPESKNPYSMQETDLDLEMLAPYIPMDDDFQLRSFDQLSPLENNSASPPSKVGTVTGFQPAADKKLPVTIKHEDESTTLIAPVHIVIEAESAPASPYAENLSRTTSPVREGKGTTEQEEKPSPGVPNLLTVTLGKRSTAAANEEINPKLIALHNSHRKRKMEQDGLLFQAVGIGTLLTQSRSPGENVSLAWKRVKGCKSNGQNEVSEKTVILIPSDIASKLLGQSIDEKGLPQLTSYDCEVNAPIQGNRNLLQGEELLKALDQVN